Proteins from one Ictidomys tridecemlineatus isolate mIctTri1 chromosome 14, mIctTri1.hap1, whole genome shotgun sequence genomic window:
- the Npy5r gene encoding neuropeptide Y receptor type 5: MDLELKEYYNKTLATGNNTAATRNSDFPVWDDYRSSVDDLQYFLIGLYTLVSLLGFMGNLLILMALTKKRNQKTTVNFLIGNLAFSDILVVLFCSPFTLTSVLLDQWMFGKVMCHIMPFLQCVSVLVSTLILISIAVVRYHMIKHPISNNLTANHGYFLIATVWTLGFAICSPLPVFHSLVELQETFDSALLSSRYLCVESWPSDSYRIAFTISLLLVQYILPLVCLTVSHTSVCRSISCGLSNKENRLEENEMINLTLHPSKKNGNQLKLPSSHKWSYSFIRKHRRRYSKKTACVLPAPARPSQENPSRTLPENFGSARSQLSSSSKFIPGVPTCFEMKPEENSDVHEMRVQRSVTRIKKRSRSVFYRLTILILVFAVSWMPLHLFHVVTDFNDNLISNRHFKLVYCICHLLGMMSCCLNPILYGFLNNGIKADLMSLIHCLHMS, from the coding sequence ATGGATTTAGAGCTCAAGGAGTATTATAACAAGACACTTGCCACAGGGAACAATACTGCTGCCACTCGGAATTCCGATTTCCCCGTCTGGGATGACTACAGAAGCAGTGTAGATGACTTACAGTATTTCTTGATTGGGCTCTATACATTAGTAAGTCTTCTTGGTTTTATGGGGAATCTACTCATTTTAATGGCTCTCACGAAAAAGCGTAATCAGAAGACTACGGTAAACTTTCTCATAGGAAATTTGGCCTTCTCTGACATCTTAGTTGTGCTGTTTTGCTCACCTTTCACACTGACCTCTGTCTTACTGGATCAGTGGATGTTTGGCAAAGTCATGTGCCATATTATGCCTTTCCTTCAATGTGTGTCAGTTCTGGTTTCAACcttaattttaatatcaattgCTGTTGTCAGGTATCATATGATAAAGCATCCTATATCTAATAATTTAACGGCAAATCATGGCTACTTCCTGATAGCTACAGTGTGGACCCTAGGTTTTGCAATTTGTTCTCCCCTTCCAGTGTTCCACAGTCTTGTGGAACTTCAGGAAACCTTCGATTCAGCATTGCTGAGCAGCAGGTATTTATGTGTCGAGTCCTGGCCATCTGACTCATACAGAATTGCTTTTACTATCTCTTTATTGCTAGTTCAGTATATTCTGCCTTTGGTGTGTCTAACCGTAAGTCATACTAGTGTCTGCAGAAGTATAAGCTGTGGTTTGTCCAACAAAGAAAACAGACTAGAAGAAAATGAGATGATCAACTTAACTCTTCATCCATCCAAAAAGAATGGGAATCAGCTGAAACTCCCCAGCAGCCACAAGTGGAGTTATTCATTCATCCGAAAACACAGGAGAAGATACAGCAAGAAGACGGCATGTGTGTTACCTGCTCCAGCAAGACCTTCCCAGGAGAACCCCTCAAGAACACTTCCAGAAAACTTTGGCTCTGCGAGAAGTCAGCTCTCTTCATCCAGTAAATTCATACCAGGGGTCCCAACCTGCTTTGAGATGAAACCTGAAGAAAACTCAGATGTTCATGAAATGAGAGTACAACGTTCCGTCACAAGAATCAAAAAGAGATCTCGAAGTGTTTTCTACAGGCTGACCATACTGATATTAGTGTTTGCTGTCAGCTGGATGCCCCTGCATCTTTTCCATGTAGTAACTGATTTCAATGATAACCTGATTTCCAATAGGCATTTCAAGCTGGTGTATTGCATTTGTCATCTGTTAGGCATGATGTCCTGTTGTCTTAATCCAATTCTCTATGGATTTCTTAATAATGGCATCAAAGCTGACTTAATGTCCCTTATACACTGTCTTCATATGTCATAA